A region of Vitis riparia cultivar Riparia Gloire de Montpellier isolate 1030 chromosome 1, EGFV_Vit.rip_1.0, whole genome shotgun sequence DNA encodes the following proteins:
- the LOC117923635 gene encoding DNA replication licensing factor MCM2 — MAGEASNSDPHPRPSDSDAGNSGNPPSTPDSPTSAGFNTDQLPPSRTSENYSDEDEAAVDPHIIRDEPEDVEDEGEGEDLYNDNFMDDYRRMDEHDQYESLGLDESLEDERDLDQIMEDRRAAEMELDTRDTRITETKLPRLLLDQDTDDDNHRPSKRSRADFRPPAAARSYDDADAMLSSPGRSRGHSREDVPMTDQTDDEPYEDDDDDDGEFEMYRVQGTLREWVTRDEVRRFIAKKFKEFVLTYVNPKNEHGDFEYVRLINEMVSANKCSLEIDYKQFIYIHPNIAIWLADAPQSVLEVMEDVAKNVVFDLHPNYKNIHQKIYVRITNLPVYDQIRNIRQIHLNTMIRIGGVVTRRSGVFPQLQQVKYDCNKCGMILGPFFQNSYSEVKVGSCPECQSKGPFTVNIEQTIYRNYQKLTLQESPGIVPAGRLPRYKEVILLNDLIDCARPGEEIEVTGIYTNNFDLSLNTKNGFPVFATVVEANYVTKKQDLFSAYKLTQEDKEEIEKLAKDPRIGERIVKSIAPSIYGHEDIKTAMALAMFGGQEKNVEGKHRLRGDINVLLLGDPGTAKSQFLKYVEKTGQRAVYTTGKGASAVGLTASVHKDPVTREWTLEGGALVLADKGICLIDEFDKMNDQDRVSIHEAMEQQSISISKAGIVTSLQARCSVIAAANPIGGRYDSSKTFSQNVELTDPIVSRFDVLCVVKDVVDPVTDEMLAKFVVDSHFKSQPKGTNVEDKSLSNSQDDIQPSARPLDPEILSQDLLKKYLTYAKLNVFPRLHDADLNKLTHVYAELRRESSHGQGVPIAVRHIESMIRMSEAHARMHLRQHVTQEDVDMAIRVLLDSFISTQKFGVQKALQKSFKKYMTFKKDYNELLLYLLRGLVKDALHFEEIVSGSSSGLPHIDVKVEELQSKAQDYEIYDLKPFFSSTQFSRAHFELDAERGVIRHRLAR; from the exons ATGGCGGGAGAAGCTTCGAACTCGGATCCACATCCACGGCCTAGCGATTCCGACGCTGGTAATTCCGGAAATCCACCATCCACACCCGATTCGCCCACCTCTGCTGGTTTCAACACCGATCAACTCCCTCCCAGCCGCACTTCCGAGAACTACTCCGACGAAGATGAGGCCGCCGTCGATCCCCACATCATCAGAGACGAACCAGAAGATGTGGAGGACGAGGGGGAAGGCGAGGATCTTTACAACGACAATTTCATGGA CGATTATCGGAGGATGGATGAGCACGACCAGTATGAATCGTTGGGACTTGACGAGTCTCTGGAAGATGAGAGGGATTTGGATCAGATCATGGAGGATCGAAGGGCTGCTGAGATGGAGCTCGACACTAGAGATACTCGCATCACTGAGACGAAGCTTCCTCGTCTTCTTCTCGACCAAG ATACTGATGATGACAACCATAGGCCTTCAAAAAGATCAAGAGCAGATTTTAGGCCTCCAGCTGCAGCAAGAAGCTATGATGATGCTGATGCGATGTTAAGTTCGCCAGGAAGGTCACGAGGACACTCACGAGAGGATGTTCCCATGACTGATCAGACTGATGATGAACCATACGAG gatgatgatgatgatgatggtgagtTCGAGATGTACCGTGTTCAAGGAACGCTAAGGGAATGGGTTACTAGAGATGAAGTGCGCCGCTTCATTGCAAAGAAGTTTAAGGAATTCGTACTCACCTATGTGAACCCAAAGAATGAACATGGTGATTTTGAATATGTGCGACTGATAAATGAGATGGTCTCAG CTAACAAGTGTAGTTTGGAGATTGATTACAAACAGTTCATCTATATCCATCCCAATATTGCTATCTGGCTGGCTGATGCCCCTCAATCTGTCCTTGAGGTCATGGAAGACGTAGCCAAGAATGTTGTCTTTGATTTACATCCAAACTACAAAAATATTCACCAAAAGATCTACGTCCGCATCACCAACTTACCGGTTTATGATCAGATACGCAACATACG GCAGATTCATTTGAACACCATGATTCGTATTGGGGGAGTTGTAACCCGACGTTCTGGGGTCTTCCCACAGTTACAGCAGGTAAAGTATGACTGCAACAAATGTGGAATGATTCTGGGGCCATTCTTCCAGAATTCATATTCAGAAGTCAAGGTCGGGTCTTGCCCAGAATGCCAATCAAAAGGACCATTCACTGTCAATATCGAGCAG ACGATATACAGGAACTATCAAAAACTCACTCTCCAGGAGAGCCCAGGTATCGTGCCAGCAGGTCGTCTTCCTAGATACAAGGAAGTGATACTCTTGAACGATTTGATTGATTGTGCCCGCCCGGGGGAAGAGATT GAGGTCACAGGTATTTACACGAATAATTTTGACCTTTCCCTGAATACGAAGAATGGATTTCCTGTATTTGCCACTGTAGTCGAGGCAAATTATGTCACAAAGAAGCAGGATCTCTTTTCTGCTTACAAACTTACCCAGGAGGACAAAGAGGAAATTGAGAAGTTGGCTAAAGATCCCAGGATTGGAGAAAGG ATTGTCAAGTCCATTGCACCATCAATCTATGGCCACGAGGATATAAAAACTGCAATGGCTCTTGCAATGTTTGGAGGccaagaaaaaaatgttgaaggGAAACATAGGTTGCGAGGAGACATAAATGTACTTCTCCTTGGTGATCCAGGCACTGCCAAATCACAGTTTTTAAA GTATGTCGAAAAGACCGGGCAGAGAGCTGTGTATACCACTGGTAAAGGTGCTTCCGCTGTGGGTCTCACAGCATCAGTACACAAGGATCCTGTCACACGCGAATGGACACTTGAAGGAGGGGCTCTTGTTCTAGCAGATAAAGGAATCTGTCTAATTGATGAGTTTGACAAGATGAATGATCAAGACAG AGTGAGCATCCACGAAGCAATGGAACAGCAGAGTATTAGCATATCAAAGGCTGGGATTGTCACTTCTCTCCAGGCTCGCTGCTCTGTCATTGCTGCTGCAAATCCAATTGGAGGAAG ATATGATTCCTCGAAGACATTTTCACAAAATGTTGAATTGACAGATCCAATCGTTTCTCGGTTTGATGTCCTCTGTGTTGTCAAG GACGTTGTTGACCCAGTCACAGACGAGATGCTTGCAAAGTTTGTGGTTGATAGTCATTTCAAGTCACAACCCAAGGGCACTAATGTAGAGGATAAGTCCTTGAGCAATTCCCAAGATGATATTCAACCATCTGCCAGGCCTCTTGATCCTGAG ATACTCTCTCAAGATTTGCTGAAGAAATACTTGACTTATGCTAAGTTGAATGTCTTCCCAAGGTTGCATGACGCAGATCTGAACAAGCTCACACATGTTTATGCTGAGCTGCGGAGAGAATCTTCG CATGGACAAGGAGTCCCAATAGCAGTAAGGCATATAGAATCAATGATACGGATGTCTGAAGCACATGCCAGAATGCACCTCAGACAGCATGTTACCCAGGAAGATGTTGACATGGCTATTCGTGTCCTGCTTGATTCTTTCATTTCAACACAAAAATTCGGGGTGCAGAAAGCTCTACAAAAG